CGACGAGACCATCAGCGCCTACGCCGGGCCGGCGGCGTCGTGGGCGGCCAGCGGCGCGCTGTGGGTCACGACCACCGCCGGGTTCGGGCTCACCAGCAACGCCGACAAGTTCACGGTCCGCGCGATCATCGGGATGTCGCTGTGAGGGCGCTGGTGGTCATCGCGCTGGCCACGACCGCGGCCTGCCGCGGGCCGTGGCTGCCGGTCGCCACCGAGGCCGACGCCGTCCGGGTCCAGCGCCAGGTCGCCGACCTCAACCACGGCCGGACGCTGCTGATCCGCCACTGCAGCGGCTGTCACCTGACGCCGTCGCCGCGCGATCAGGCGGCCGGGGCCTGGCCGGGCGAGGTCGCCGACATGCAGGAGCGCTCGGGCCTCGAGCCCGGCGAGGCGTCGCTGATCACGCAGTACCTGATCGCGTTCGCGCCCACGCCGCGCTGACCTCGGGCGCCGGTCAGGGCGCGGCGGCGCGGACCGCGACGAACGCGCGGTAGTGATCGCGGGTGTAGTACAGCTCGCGCCGATCGCCCGCGACCAGGCGGCGCGCGCCGCGATCGTCCTCGGTCGGCGTCGGGACGGTGTACTCGCGCCAGTAGCCGCGCGCCCGGCGCGGCAGCCGTCCCTCGCGGTTCTCGAACACCGCGCCGTCCTTGCGGTAGGCGAACGGGCCGCCGCGATCGATCGCCGTGGCGACCGCGATGACCGCGGCGCGCTCCTCGGGGTCGGCGATCGAGCCGAGCGCGAGCGCGGCCGGCGTGGCCGGCGTGGGCGCGGCGATCGGCGGTGTCGCCGTGGGCGCGGCGCGCGGCGGTGTCGCCGTGGGCGCGACGCGCGGGCTCGGCGACGGCGACGGCGACGGCGACGCGCGCGGCGACGGCGTGGCCATCGGCGGCGCGGCCGGCGTCGGCGCGTCCGCGGGTGCGCCGCGCTGGGTCCACCACACCGCGATCAGCGCGACGACCACGACGGCCAGCGTCACCACCTGGTTGCCGCGACGTGGCGCCATCGCCGCGACCGTAGCAGATCGCGTAGCATCGCCGCGATGGCGCGCCTGTGGATGCCCCTGCCCGACCACGACTTCGACGTCACCGAGGTCGCGGTGCCGTGGAAGCTCGCGACCGAGGCCGGCCACGAGGTGGTGTTCGCCACCGAGGCGGGCGCGACGCCCGCCGCCGATCCGCTGCTCCTGCGCGGCGTGCTGTTCGGCAAGCTCGGCGCCTACCCCGAGCCCAAGGCGTTCTACCAGGAGCTGACCGAGGCCCCGGCGTTCATGCGCACCGTGCCCTGGGCCGACCTCGACGTCGCCGGCTTCGACGGGCTGATCCTGCCCGGCGGCCACGCGCCCGGGATGAAGCAGTACCTGGGCGCGCCCGCGCTGCACGCGCAGGTCGCGCGGTTCTGGCAGCTCGGGCGTCCGGTCGGCGCGATCTGTCACGGCGTCCTGGCGCTGGCCCGCAGCGTCGATCCGACCACCGGCGCCAGCGTGCTCGCGGGCGCGCGCACCACGTGCCTGCCGAAGTACATGGAGCGCTCCGCGTACCTGCTGACGTTCTGGAAGCTCGGGCGCTACTACCGGACCTACCCGGCCTACGTCGAGGACGAGGTCAAGGCCGCGCTGGCCGACCCGGCGCGGCAGTTCGAGCGCGGGCCGCGCACGACCACCCAGCGCGGCACCCGCGACGACGACGACGCGACGTTCGTGGTGGAGGACGGTCGCTACGTGTCGGCGCGCTGGCCCGGCGACGCCTACCGGTTCGCGCGCGCGTTCCTGGCGCGGCTGTGACCGCGGCGGTTGCATCGCGGCCGAGGTTCGACGAACCTCGGCCGATGTTCGTCGACGTCGCGCTCGCGGCCCGGATCGACGCGGGCGAGGCGGGCCTGGCGCAGGCGGTCGCCCACGGCGTCGCCTCCACCGGCGCGACCGTCGCGATCGATCCGATCGCCGGCGGCGTCGCCGTGCTGGCGCGCCCCGGGCTGCCGACCAACAAGGTCGCCGGCTGCGGCTTCGGCGCCGAGCTCGATCTCGACGCGCTGGCGGCGATCGAGGCCCGCTGGCACGCCGACGGCGAGCCGGTGCGGTTCGAGCTGGCGACGCTGGCGCCGCCGGCGCTGCACCAGGCCCTGCTCGGGCGCGGCTACCTGCTCGAGGGCTTCGAGCACGTGCTCGTGCGCCGGGTGCGCGCCGCCGACGCGGTGCCGGCCCTGGCCGCGGGCGTCACCGTCGAGCCCGTCACCGACGCCACCGCCGCCGACTGGCTGCGGGTGTCGATCGACGGGTTCGGCCACCCCGACCATGTCAGCCCGCTCGATCCGCCGATCGACCCCGCGGTCCTCGAGCGCATCTTCGCGGACCTCGGCACCGCCGCGGTGCCGCGCTACCTGGCGCGGGTCGACGGCGCGCCGGCCGGGATCGCCAGCGCGCGCTTCGCCGACGGCCTGGTCCAGCTGTGCGGCGCGGCCACCGCGCCGCGGTTCCGTCGCCGCGGCGTGCAGCGCGCGCTCCTGACCACGCGCCTGGCCGACGCGGTCGCCGCCGGCTGCGACCTCGCGGTGGTCACCACCGCGCCGGCGTCACAGTCCCAGGCCAACGTCATGCGGATCGGCTTCGCGCTCGCGTACGCCCGCGCGGTGCTGCTGCGGGCGCCGGTCGGCCGGTAGGCGCGGCCCGGGGACCCTGGCACACGCTTGCGGCGCGCGTGCAGGTCGCGTCGGCGTGAGCGTGAACGCGCAGGCGGGGGGCGGCCGCGAGCAGGACGCGGCCAGGTACCCCCGGCCGCCGGAGACACGACAGGGCGCCCCCGCGGACCGCACCTGGCCGACGAGCCGACTGAGAGCCGCACCCGGGAGAGGCGCCGAGACGCCGTGCCCGCGCCCAGCGAGGGGGCGCGGACGGCCGCGGGAGCGCGCCCTCCAGGGCTTGCCCAGACCGTAGCTTCTTCGGTCGAGCACCGGTCCACGCGCCGGGAGTTTCGCGTCTAGGACACCGACCGGTTTGAATGCTTTCGCGAGACGCGGACGTGCGAACGGCGACTGATCCGGCGCACGCCCGAAGCGCAGCGAGGAGCGTAGGGACCTACGTGACGAGCGAGCATCGGACGTACGCCCGGA
This is a stretch of genomic DNA from Myxococcales bacterium. It encodes these proteins:
- a CDS encoding ribonuclease N1, with protein sequence MATPSPRASPSPSPSPSPRVAPTATPPRAAPTATPPIAAPTPATPAALALGSIADPEERAAVIAVATAIDRGGPFAYRKDGAVFENREGRLPRRARGYWREYTVPTPTEDDRGARRLVAGDRRELYYTRDHYRAFVAVRAAAP
- a CDS encoding DJ-1/PfpI family protein codes for the protein MARLWMPLPDHDFDVTEVAVPWKLATEAGHEVVFATEAGATPAADPLLLRGVLFGKLGAYPEPKAFYQELTEAPAFMRTVPWADLDVAGFDGLILPGGHAPGMKQYLGAPALHAQVARFWQLGRPVGAICHGVLALARSVDPTTGASVLAGARTTCLPKYMERSAYLLTFWKLGRYYRTYPAYVEDEVKAALADPARQFERGPRTTTQRGTRDDDDATFVVEDGRYVSARWPGDAYRFARAFLARL
- a CDS encoding GNAT family N-acetyltransferase, producing MFVDVALAARIDAGEAGLAQAVAHGVASTGATVAIDPIAGGVAVLARPGLPTNKVAGCGFGAELDLDALAAIEARWHADGEPVRFELATLAPPALHQALLGRGYLLEGFEHVLVRRVRAADAVPALAAGVTVEPVTDATAADWLRVSIDGFGHPDHVSPLDPPIDPAVLERIFADLGTAAVPRYLARVDGAPAGIASARFADGLVQLCGAATAPRFRRRGVQRALLTTRLADAVAAGCDLAVVTTAPASQSQANVMRIGFALAYARAVLLRAPVGR